The sequence TACACTCAATCATATCTAGATCATCTGACGGAGATTCCGAATTAGGTTCACATGATTTACCCGGCCAATGCTTATCGCGCCTAACGCACCCCACTCTTCAAACAAACGATCTTGAGTGTCTGTTTCCGTTTGCCGTTTCTATAATAATTTTGCCAGGTTTTGCTGCTTACGAACGAGTGTTTGCTTTTTCTACCACTGCACTGCATTCAAGCAAAATTACACGCGTCAAAatgatgtatgtatgtatttagCACCAATTGATACTCCATTCACACGTTTGCCTAATTCACGGGTTTGGTGACGTTCTTCTTCGGATAATCCTGGGCCCAAATGAGTGGCAGTCCAATTTCGGCACCGCATGCGCTGTGACCCGGAGACCCACAAGGAGACCATCGGGGCATTTTCGATATCCGTTCGTAGATGTACGGGCCTGGGCTTCTGGTGGTTCGggtctgaaaaaataaaaaaataaacatttgttAACGTTGACAAGTGTGTTTCACTCTCCAATAATAAAGTACCTGATTATGGGCAACGAGTTGATAGTCCTTGGTCAGAAAATCCTTTGCTACTCCGTGGGCTAGCAGATGGTCAAGGGCAGAGAACTGTTTATCATTCGGCTCGTACCGAACGTAGTCTCCCATGAAGCACACCGACAATGTGTGGTTTGCGTAGGCGTTCGCTATGTCCCAACCTCGACCAACATAGATGAATCCATCACCGCCAAGCTACGAGAACagaatttaaattgaataagTGCCTTGCCAGTTTGTGCTCGTTGTTCGAAGCTTACGTAGAAGTTATTGGGGATGTCTGGTAAGCTCAGCTCGGCTACGGCCGCATCTTGGATTGTTCGCATTTTGATTGAGCATCTGTACATATCCAAGCAAGGTGTTGACTGGACTCCTATGTGGGTAATCAAAACGTAGGGTGTTGGGTGTTTTAAAGGGT comes from Armigeres subalbatus isolate Guangzhou_Male chromosome 2, GZ_Asu_2, whole genome shotgun sequence and encodes:
- the LOC134211064 gene encoding peptidoglycan-recognition protein LA isoform X2 gives rise to the protein MKLLLKIHNKERNHPNPQRKRKYYRRVSKSSAGKNSSTCAEAGCTARSGRNNQGRGLPSPEQTSVLRQERYFLYAALIIFTIVAFSTALYFIIKHTQNITNPSQPEILFGNDYISGTIPNLGNGHLVIDRQNWGAQADTRGPYPLKHPTPYVLITHIGVQSTPCLDMYRCSIKMRTIQDAAVAELSLPDIPNNFYLGGDGFIYVGRGWDIANAYANHTLSVCFMGDYVRYEPNDKQFSALDHLLAHGVAKDFLTKDYQLVAHNQTRTTRSPGPYIYERISKMPRWSPCGSPGHSACGAEIGLPLIWAQDYPKKNVTKPVN